The DNA window AAGACCGAGTTGAAGTCGCGGTAGCGCGTGCGGTGCAGCAGGTTGCTGATCGCGCCGCTGGCTGCCGACCCCCACCGGTACGCCAGGCCGTCGGCCTTCCTGATCCGGGCACCGGAGAACGCCATGGCCTCCCCTGCCTGGACCCTCGGCAGGACGCGGTCGAGGTTCGCGATGGGAAACTGCCCGTCGGAGTCGAGCAGTACGACCCAGTCGAACCGGGTGCGGGCGATGGCGGCGGCGATCGCGGCGCCCGCCCCGCGGTTGTGCTCGAACGTGACGACCACCAGCTGAGGGCAGTCGTACGACAACCCGGCCAGGACGGCGCTCGTGGCGTCAACGCTGCCGTCGTCGCAGACGACGATCTCCCACTCGCCGACCGACGGATGCCGCTCCAAGTACTCCCGCCACTCGGTGACCACGGCCGCGATGGTGTCCGCCTCGTTGTAGGCGGGCGCCGCCACGGAGACATCGACGGTGCGGGTAGAGGTCGGGAGGCCGCGGGGAAAGGTCAGCATGGTTCCACCTCCTCTGGCTTCGGGTGAACGGGTGGGCTGGTTCCGACGACGAGGCCGGTCATCGCACCCGGGCGGAGGACGCGAGTCCCAGCAGGCGATCGATCCACCGGTCCAGCGGGAGCAGCGCGACCCCGACGACGATCGGGACGTGCGCCAGCGCGAACAGGATCGTCGCGCCGAAAGAGATGGGGCCGCCGGTGAACACCGCGATGTGGGGGGCGTCGATACGTTCGGGGATCGGGATGGGGTTCACCAGCTGCCACATGATGTCGAGGAAGCCGGAGAACACGATGAGGACGCCGTTCACCGCGATCTTGAGGCAGTTTCCGGGGCTTCCGCCCCCCAGCCGGTAGGCCGCGGCCACGCTCAGCACGATCCCGGGATAAAGCAGCAGGTAGAGGTGCGTGTAGAAGCCGTCACCCTGCACGCGGGCGGTGTCGCCGTAGTAGAAGTAGCTGATTCTGGGGAGCACGTAGCCGGTGAAGAAGACGAGCGGGACGTACAGCAGCCAGTACAGGCGCCGCGATGCCCATGGGAAGAACGCGATCCCGCAGCA is part of the Nonomuraea coxensis DSM 45129 genome and encodes:
- a CDS encoding glycosyltransferase family 2 protein, whose amino-acid sequence is MLTFPRGLPTSTRTVDVSVAAPAYNEADTIAAVVTEWREYLERHPSVGEWEIVVCDDGSVDATSAVLAGLSYDCPQLVVVTFEHNRGAGAAIAAAIARTRFDWVVLLDSDGQFPIANLDRVLPRVQAGEAMAFSGARIRKADGLAYRWGSAASGAISNLLHRTRYRDFNSVFKVVHGPLFRALPLEAGGMNCSTEITARVAEIGHQWVEVPIEHRERGSGRRGWRFWRGACDRALFVAYLGYRHWLLRRGVLRTASGPEEAG